The following are encoded together in the Phocoena sinus isolate mPhoSin1 chromosome 11, mPhoSin1.pri, whole genome shotgun sequence genome:
- the UCN2 gene encoding urocortin-2, with the protein MYLWLSVSGFLHHFVYLCLSHSLSHSFCPSDPFSAWLCLLSLSHSGSLLVLSSLFLSLSVPGLAALCLSAFPICLCLWAIADQGPCPEPVFSSQPDHTMTRWALLVLMVLTLGRTLLVPATPIPGFQLLPQNFPQATPCPVTSESLSASTTGPSTAWGRPGPGLRPGPHITLSLDVPLGLLWILLEQARARAVREQAAASTHILAHVGRC; encoded by the coding sequence ATGTACCTGTGGCTCTCTGTCTCTGGGTTTCTCCATCACTTTgtatatctctgtctctctcactcactTTCTCACTCTTTCTGTCCCTCTGACCCCTTCTCTGCCTGGCTCTGTCTGTTATCTCTGTCTCACTCTGGCTctcttcttgttctttcatctctgtttctgtctctctctgtccctggcCTGGccgctctctgtctctctgctttcCCCATCTGTCTCTGTCTATGGGCCATAGCTGACCAGGGCCCCTGCCCTGAACCTGTTTTCTCCTCGCAGCCTGACCACACGATGACCAGGTGGGCTCTGCTGGTGCTGATGGTCCTGACATTGGGCAGGACTCTGCTTGTCCCAGCAACCCCTATCCCAGGCTTCCAGCTTCTCCCTCAGAACTTTCCCCAGGCTACTCCCTGCCCTGTGACCTCGGAGAGCCTTTCAGCCAGCACCACAGGCCCCTCCACTGCTTGGGGCCGCCCCGGCCCTGGCCTCCGCCCTGGCCCCCACATCACCCTCTCGCTGGATGTCCCCCTTGGCCTCCTGTGGATCTTACTGGAGCAGGCCCGGGCCAGGGCAGTGAGGGAGCAAGCTGCTGCCAGTACCCACATCCTGGCCCATGTTGGCCGCTGCTGA